From the genome of Chroicocephalus ridibundus chromosome 1, bChrRid1.1, whole genome shotgun sequence, one region includes:
- the CLNS1A gene encoding methylosome subunit pICln isoform X1: MVEEGGGGGAMSFLKRFPPPAEGVRHRQPDTEAVLAGRTLGAGTLYIAESRLSWLENSGVGFTLDYPTISLHAVSRDLSAYPCEHLYVMVNAKFEEEGTKEAPMAEGEEEEDSDDDVEPIAEFRFVPSDKSALEAMFSAMCECQALHPDPDDEDSDNDYEGEEYDVEARELEQGDIPSFYTYEEGLSHLTAEGQATLERLEGMLAQSVSSQYNMAGVRTEDSIREFEDGMEVDIAPIVAGQFEDAEVDH, from the exons AtggtggaggagggaggtggcggcggcgccaTGAGTTTCCTCAAGCGGTTCCCGCCTCCCGCCGAGGGCGTTCGCCACCGGCAGCCCGACACGGAGGCGGTGCTGGCGGGGCGCACCCTGGGCGCCGGCACCCTCTACATCGCCGAGAG TCGCCTGTCTTGGCTGGAAAACTCCGGAGTTGGCTTCACCTTGGATTATCCCACCATAAGTTTACATGCCGTCTCCAGAGACCTGAGCGCCTACCCGTGTGAGCACTTGTACGTCATGGTGAATGCCAAATTCGAAG AAGAGGGGACAAAAGAGGCTCCCATggctgaaggagaggaggaggaagacagtgATGACGACGTTGAACCCATTGCGGAATTCAGATTTGTACCTAGTGACAAATCAGCCT TGGAAGCCATGTTCTCAGCGATGTGTGAATGCCAAGCTCTGCACCCAGACCCAGACGATGAAGATTCAGACAACGATTATGAAGGGGAGGAGTACGATGTCGAGGCCCGCG AGCTAGAACAAGGTGACATCCCCAGCTTTTACACTTACGAAGAAGGATTGTCGCATTTAACTGCAGAAGGTCAGGCCACCCTGGAGAGGTTAGAAGGCATGTTAGCCCAGTCCGTCAGCAGTCAGTACAACATGGCTGGAGTGAGAACAGAAGACTCGATAAGGGAGTTTGAAg ATGGGATGGAGGTGGACATAGCACCAATAGTTGCGGGGCAGTTTGAAGACGCAGAAGTGGATCACTGA
- the CLNS1A gene encoding methylosome subunit pICln isoform X2 has product MVEEGGGGGAMSFLKRFPPPAEGVRHRQPDTEAVLAGRTLGAGTLYIAESRLSWLENSGVGFTLDYPTISLHAVSRDLSAYPCEHLYVMVNAKFEEGTKEAPMAEGEEEEDSDDDVEPIAEFRFVPSDKSALEAMFSAMCECQALHPDPDDEDSDNDYEGEEYDVEARELEQGDIPSFYTYEEGLSHLTAEGQATLERLEGMLAQSVSSQYNMAGVRTEDSIREFEDGMEVDIAPIVAGQFEDAEVDH; this is encoded by the exons AtggtggaggagggaggtggcggcggcgccaTGAGTTTCCTCAAGCGGTTCCCGCCTCCCGCCGAGGGCGTTCGCCACCGGCAGCCCGACACGGAGGCGGTGCTGGCGGGGCGCACCCTGGGCGCCGGCACCCTCTACATCGCCGAGAG TCGCCTGTCTTGGCTGGAAAACTCCGGAGTTGGCTTCACCTTGGATTATCCCACCATAAGTTTACATGCCGTCTCCAGAGACCTGAGCGCCTACCCGTGTGAGCACTTGTACGTCATGGTGAATGCCAAATTCGAAG AGGGGACAAAAGAGGCTCCCATggctgaaggagaggaggaggaagacagtgATGACGACGTTGAACCCATTGCGGAATTCAGATTTGTACCTAGTGACAAATCAGCCT TGGAAGCCATGTTCTCAGCGATGTGTGAATGCCAAGCTCTGCACCCAGACCCAGACGATGAAGATTCAGACAACGATTATGAAGGGGAGGAGTACGATGTCGAGGCCCGCG AGCTAGAACAAGGTGACATCCCCAGCTTTTACACTTACGAAGAAGGATTGTCGCATTTAACTGCAGAAGGTCAGGCCACCCTGGAGAGGTTAGAAGGCATGTTAGCCCAGTCCGTCAGCAGTCAGTACAACATGGCTGGAGTGAGAACAGAAGACTCGATAAGGGAGTTTGAAg ATGGGATGGAGGTGGACATAGCACCAATAGTTGCGGGGCAGTTTGAAGACGCAGAAGTGGATCACTGA